GAGGAGAGGATCTCGTGGGCTCACTCGACTCACACGACAAAACCGAGCTCGTGGGCCACGGGAGCCAGTTCCTGGCGTTCCGATTGGGCGACGAAGAGTACGGGGTCGAGATCCTGCGCGTGCAGGAGATCAAGGGGTACTCGCGCATCACCCCGCTACCCAACACCCCACCCGAGATGAAGGGCGTCATGAACCTTCGCGGGGCCGTGGTCCCGATCATGGACCTGCGTACCCGCCTGGGCATGCGCGAAGCCGAGTACACCGTGTTCACGGTCATCATCGTCGTCACCGTGGGCACCAAGATCGTGGGCCTGGTCGTGGACGCGGTGTCCGACGTGCTCAACGTGGAGCCCGACGAGAAGCTCCCGGCCCCGGACCTGGGCGCGGGCGTCGACACCTCGTTCCTCAACGGGATCGCACGCACCGGCGAGCGCCTCGTCTCGCTCCTCAACATCGACAAACTCGTCGGCAACGCCAACGAACCTTCACTCTCCGTGTAACTCAACGAGCGCTCTGCAGGGCGCCCAACAACGCTACAGGACCGCGTCCAATGCCCGAATCGTTGCTTACCGCACTGATGAAATTCCGCATCGGTCCCCGACTCATCGCCGGCTTCCTGGCGCTCGCGGCCGGGGCCGCGTTCCTCGGGTACACGGCCCTGGGCGCGCTCAGCCAGATCCGCGAGTTCCAGATGAACGCGGCGACCGATCTCGTCCCGGGCCTTGTCAACCTCGACAAGATCCGGGCCGGCGCCCTCCAATCGCAGCGCGCGGAGCGCGGGCTCGTGCTGTTCGGCCAGGTCGGGGACGAGCCGAACTACCGGTCCGTTCGCGCGAACCTCGATGCCGGGTTGAAGTCGATCGAGGAGGGACTTAAGGGATACGGCTCGAGCCCGATGACACCTAAAGAGGCGACGAACTGGAAAGACCTCCAAGCCGCATTCGCGGATTGGAAGAGGGATCAGGAAGACGTCGTCGCCTGCTCCGAGCGGCGCGAGTTCAAGAAAGCTCAGGACGCGGTCGCGCGCGAACTCAAGACCGCGGCCCGGCTGAACCAGACGCTGCAGGAACAAATCAAGATCCAAGAAGAAACCGCCAAAGAACAAGAGACCCAGGCCAACAGCACGTATGCGTCGGCGCGATTCACGCTCTTCACGACCATCGCCGTGTGCGTCGTCGTTTCGATCGGTCTCGGGTTGGTTTTGTCCGCGTCGGTCACCGGCCCACTGGGGAAAACCGTGAGCGTTCTTGAAGGCGTGGCGAAGGGTGACCTGTCGAAGCGCGCTGAGATCGATTCCCAGGACGAGGTCGGGCGCCTGGCCGCCGCCCTCAACACCGCGATTGCGGCGCTCGTGGCCGCCAAGGAAGCCGAACACGCCCAGGTTGAAAAAGATCGCCTGCGCGCCGAGCGCGAGGCCGCAGAGGTTCGGGAGCGCGCCGAGCGCGAGGCCGCAGAAACGCGAAAGCGCGCCGAGCACGAACTGGCCCGCGCCACCGAACTACAGCGCAAAATAGGCTCGGTCACGACCTCGGTAACGGCCCTGGCTGCGGGCGACTTCACACAAGAGGTTCCGAACCTGGGAACCGACGAAGTCGGCCAGATGGCCTCGGCCCTCAACAAGGCCGTGGTTTCCGTGCGGACGGCCCTCGAAGGGGTGCGCGAAGTATCCGAGCAACTCGCGGATGCCTCGGGTCAACTGTCCTCGGCGAGCGACGAGATCTCGACAGGCGCGCAGGAGCAAGCGTCGAGCCTCGAGGAGACGGCGAGCACGCTCGAGGAGATCACGGCGACGGTGCGCCAGAACTCGGACAGCGCGCAACAGGCCCGGCAGTTGGCGAGCACGTCGCGTGACATTGCGGAGAAGGGGGGCCGCGTGGTGGGCAACGCAGTCGAGGCGATGAGCGAGATCAACCAGTCCTCGAAGAAGATCGCGGACATCATCACGACCATTGATGAGATCGCGTTCCAGACGAACCTGTTGGCGCTGAACGCGGCGGTGGAGGCGGCACGGGCCGGGGAGCAGGGGCGCGGGTTCGCGGTCGTCGCGTCCGAAGTGCGCAACCTCGCCCAGCGCTCCGCGACCGCAGCGAAGGAGATCAAGTCATTGATTGAGGATTCGGTGAAGAAGGTGGACGCGGGCACCGAACTCGTGAACCAGTCCGGTTCGACGCTGGGTGACATTGTGACCAGTGTGAAGCGGGTGACGGACATCATCACCGAGATCGCGGCCGCGGGTAAGGAGCAGTCCACCGGCATCGAGCAGGTCAACAAGGCCGTCTCACAGATGGACTCCGTCACCCAGCGCAACGCCTCACAGACCGAAGAGATGTCCGCGACGGCGCAAACGCTGACGGACCAGGCAAGTCAACTCCGCGACCTCATCGCGCGGTTCAAACTCAGTGAGCACGGGCACCCTACCCCGCGCACCACACACCGGACCAAAGCCCCGGCGACCAAACCCCGCCCCGCCGTCGCCAAGGCTCTCAAGAGCGGCCACGCCAACGGCAACGGGCGCAAGCACGAACTCGATCAGCTCGGTGGCGACGGGTTCACCGAGTTCTAAACGCGCACTCGAACGAACGCGACCGGCGGACCAATTGGCCCGCCGGTCGCGTTCGTTCATCAACGGACAGATTGTAACACCTCATCGAAATGATGTGGGACGCACTGTAATTCGATTTCTTATCCCAGAAATGACGCAAGCCCTGGAAGGTTCCAGGGCTTGTTCGAGGTGGAGGTGAGGAGAGTTGAACTCCTGACCTCTTGAATGCCATTCTTGATATTACGTACACTATAATTGGCGTAATTCTTTACCGGCAGGCTGTTTACAACAAATCTCGCGTAAAGTTAAGAAAAAGAGCACAACGGCAAAATGTCAGGCATTTTGGGTATCCCACTCCTGAGATCGGGGTAGTTACCCGCCTCGACGAGCGTTCACTTCTTCGGCTTCTTGCCGCTCTCTTCCTCCCACGGCGCCGTGGGCACGTCCAGCCCCTTCTTCGCCTCGGTTTGGATCAGACCGAGCAAGTACCAGAGCACCGGCTGACGTGCCGATGTCCGAATGCGACTGCCCGAAGTGCCGTCGGTTCGAGGCGCCGACCGACGCCGTGGGCGTGCTGGTCAGGGTCGATGTCTGAGTCGAGTTCGCGGAGCCATACCACGGGTTCAAGGGTGGCACGGTCATTGCAATCAATCGCGGTATCCACAGCCCGGTCGCCGTCGTAGAGGTATACCCGGGCCAGAAGACCGATACGCTCTGCCGCCAGTTACACATTGTCGTCTAACCCCGAACGCGGCGGGCGGGACCGGGGTGGTTATTCCCCTCACGACCACCACGGGCGAGCACCCCAGCTCGACGGCACTACCCGAATGCCGTTCTCCGCCCGCCGTCATTTTCTAACTCCAAGCACACAGGTGCCCAATGTTGTTTCCGATCAAGCATGCCACCTGGCAACAACTCCGCGTCCTGGCCCGCGCAAAGGGCAAACCCGTCCTCGGGCGCGATATCCGGATCGTGCCGACACGCTTCACGAAGTCGGGCGAGTTCCTCGACGAACTGATTGAGGCGGGCTTAATCGAACGAGCCGAGGGGAAGCCCATTGCAGGGAACGAACCGGAGCAGTTCCGCGTGCGATACACGCTCACGGAGAAGGGCCGCCACGCCGCGGAGTACGGCGAGTACGAGCGCGTGCGCCAGCCCCAACAGACTGCCGGCTGACGCAAGATGCGTCCTCGGTTGCCCTTACGAAGAAAGGCAGCCGGGGACGCTGCTTATCTCATACGAGATCGCGTTGGATGACGCACTCAGATTTTCCAGCCGGTGGGTGCCCGATCTAAATCCAATGGTCAATAGGAATTATATTTCTCACGCAGAATCGAGCCAGTAGGCGCTGGGCGTCCTTGCTCAATGTCGATCAATTTGTTGGAACGGAGGAATAATTGGCGGCTTGATCTCAGATTCGTGCTAGAAAATAATGCCCCCCGCCGTGCTGCACACGTTAGGACAGCCTTCCCATGTCGAATCAACTCGCCGATAAGTTCAATAACCTCGGGGTCGGCACGCGGCTTATTGGTGGGTTTCTTATGCTCGCTGTCGCGTGTGCGGCCGTTGGGCTCTGGGGCCTTCGGTCCATGACCCAAATCAATAGTGCCTTGGACAATGCTAACGGGAACTTGCTCCCGTCGGTCCGCGCCCTGACCGATCTGCGGGGCAATTTGAGCACCGTCCAGCGCGCCGAGCGCTCGATCCTCATGGCCACGCGCCGTAAGGACGAGGCCGTGAGGAACCAGGCCACGGGTGCTCAAGAAACCGCGATGGTCAAGGCCCGCGAAGCGGTCAAGCGGTACGAGGCGCTCCCGATGATCGAGAAGGAGAAGAAGCTCTGGGCCGAGTTCCTGCCGTCTATGGAAGCGTTCCTCCGGGACCACGAGGCGACGATGGGGGCGCTCAAAGGCGGGGATCTGGAGCGCGCGGAACAAGCGTGCTTCAACTCGGTGCCCAACGCGCTCAAGATGAACGCGCAACTGAACGAGTTGTGCGACCTGCAGGGCGAGATCGGGGAGGGCGACGCCAAGGACGCCCGGGAGCAATACGCCTCGGCCCGGACGACCATGTTCGTGGTCATCGGGGGGGCGGCGCTCCTGGCCGTAGGGCTCGGAATCTTCTTCCGAAACCTGATTGTGAACCCGCTGAACGCGACCGTCAAGGTGCTGCAGGCCGTAGCCTCGGGTGATCTGACCCAGAAAGCGACGGTGACCTCGACCGACGAATTCGGGCAAATGGGTGCAGCCCTCAACGCCACGGTTCAGGGCATCCACACCGCGCTCCAACAGGACAAAGTGAACTGGGAAGTGGTCGGCCAGCAGCGCGCACAGAACGCGGACTTCGCGGCCCAAATCGCGGCCATCGGCAAGGCCCAGGCGGTAATCGAGTTCAAGCTGGACGGGACCGTCGTGAGCGCCAACGAGAACTTTCAGCGCGCGCTGGGGTACACCCTGCCCGAGATCCAGGGGCGCCATCACAGCATGTTCGTCGAGCCGGCCTACGCATCGAGTTCCGAGTACCGCGACTTCTGGAGCCGACTCAACCGCGGAGAGCCTATCGCGGCCGAGTTCAAGCGCATCGGCAAGGGGGGCAAGGAGATCTGGATCCAGGCCTCGTACAACCCGATCCCGGATCTCCACGGCAAACCGTTCAAGGTGGTCAAGTACGCGAACGATATCACCGCGACCAAGGACATGGAACTGAAGGTGAGAGAGGACGCGGCCGCGCTGAAGCAGAAGGTCGCGGCCATCATGACCTCGGTGAGCGCGATAGCGGCCGGTGACTTCACCCAGCAGGCCCCGGATCTGGGCACCGATGAGGTGGGGCAGATGGCCGCGGGACTCAACAAGGCCGTGATTTCCGTGCGGACCGCCTTGGAAGGCGTGCGCGAGGTGTCCGAGCAACTCGCGGATGCCTCGGGGCAACTGTCCGCGGCCAGCGACGAGATCTCGACGGGTGCTCAAGAGCAAGCATCGAGCCTCGAAGAAACGGCGAGCACTTTGGAAGAGATCACGGCAACGGTGAAGCAGAACTCCGATAGCGCGCAACAGGCGCGCCAGTTGGCGAGCACGTCGCGGGACATCGCCGAGAAGGGCGGTCAGGTCGTGGGCAACGCCGTGGACGCGATGAGTGAGATCAATCAGTCGTCGAGGAAGATCGCCGACATCATCACGACAATCGACGAGATCGCGTTCCAGACCAACCTGCTCGCCCTCAACGCCGCCGTGGAAGCCGCTCGCGCCGGGGAGCAAGGCCGCGGGTTCGCGGTCGTCGCGAGCGAAGTGCGCAATCTCGCTCAACGCTCCGCCACGTCCGCGAAGGAGATCAAGTCGCTGATCGAGGATTCGGTCAAGAAGGTAGACGCGGGGACCGAACTGGTCAATCAGTCCGGGTCCACGCTGGGTGACATTGTAACGTCGGTGAAGCGCGTGACGGACATCATCACCGAGATCGCTGCCGCGGGTAAGGAGCAGTCCGTGGGCATCGAGCAGGTAAACAAGGCCGTATCGCAAATGGACGCCGTGACCCAGAAGAACGCCTCACAGACCGAGGAGATGTCGGCCACGGCTCAAACGCTTACCGATCAGGCGGCCCAGCTCCGCGACCTCGTCGCACGGTTCAAGCTCAGCGAATCCGGCCACACGGCCTCGCGCCCTGCGGCCTGGAGCAAAACCCCGGCGACGAAACCTCGACCCGCGGTTGCCAAAGCGTTGAAGAACGGGCACGCTAACGGGCGCAAACACGAACTCGATCAACTCGGCGGCGACGGCGGGTTCACCGAGTTCTAAATGCCAACACACCAAAACAACTCGGCCCGCGGGGAATTCCCGCGGGCCGAGTTGTTTTGCCTAGTTGTCGCTTACTTGCTGGTGTCAACCGCCGACTCCTTCACGTCGCTCGTGAAGTCCGGCAGGGGCGGGAGCTTCACGCCGAATAAACTGGCAATCGCCGGCCCCCACGTCGCGAGCAGCTTGAGGAGCTTACCGTCCCCGAGCGCGGTGAATTGCCGACCGTCGCCACCGGCCACGTTCACCACGTTGAAATGGAAGTTGAGCATTACTTGTCCTTTGCGTTGGGATCAGGGGAGGGGAAAACCTGAACCACGGGAGTGATCCCATCAACTCCCGAGGTCACCAAGATCACAGGCGGGGGAGGAAGAGGAACTTCCCTCCCGAGCCACCGCTGAGCAAGCGCGGAGGCGATCGACAGCGCGAGGATCGCAGACGCATACAGAGCCCAGTCCTTCAGTCGTTCGGCGTAGCTCTTTGATTCGGCCACGGGGTCACCTCTTGCGAAATAGGAGCTTAACGAGCAGGTACGCTACACCGGGCGCCGCGACCGCAACGCCCGCGAGAAAGCGAGCCGCGTCAACCAGGTCCGGGCCGATGGTAATTGTCACGGCATCACCTCATGAGCTTGAACAGCTCGAGTAACCCCACGGTCGAGAGCACCCCGCCACACAGCCCGACCACGAACCACACGTCCGGCCCGCGTGAGCGCTCGCGCCTCACCACGGCCGAGGGCAGGCACCGGGCCTCGGAACCGG
This region of Gemmata massiliana genomic DNA includes:
- a CDS encoding chemotaxis protein CheW gives rise to the protein MGSLDSHDKTELVGHGSQFLAFRLGDEEYGVEILRVQEIKGYSRITPLPNTPPEMKGVMNLRGAVVPIMDLRTRLGMREAEYTVFTVIIVVTVGTKIVGLVVDAVSDVLNVEPDEKLPAPDLGAGVDTSFLNGIARTGERLVSLLNIDKLVGNANEPSLSV
- a CDS encoding methyl-accepting chemotaxis protein; translation: MSNQLADKFNNLGVGTRLIGGFLMLAVACAAVGLWGLRSMTQINSALDNANGNLLPSVRALTDLRGNLSTVQRAERSILMATRRKDEAVRNQATGAQETAMVKAREAVKRYEALPMIEKEKKLWAEFLPSMEAFLRDHEATMGALKGGDLERAEQACFNSVPNALKMNAQLNELCDLQGEIGEGDAKDAREQYASARTTMFVVIGGAALLAVGLGIFFRNLIVNPLNATVKVLQAVASGDLTQKATVTSTDEFGQMGAALNATVQGIHTALQQDKVNWEVVGQQRAQNADFAAQIAAIGKAQAVIEFKLDGTVVSANENFQRALGYTLPEIQGRHHSMFVEPAYASSSEYRDFWSRLNRGEPIAAEFKRIGKGGKEIWIQASYNPIPDLHGKPFKVVKYANDITATKDMELKVREDAAALKQKVAAIMTSVSAIAAGDFTQQAPDLGTDEVGQMAAGLNKAVISVRTALEGVREVSEQLADASGQLSAASDEISTGAQEQASSLEETASTLEEITATVKQNSDSAQQARQLASTSRDIAEKGGQVVGNAVDAMSEINQSSRKIADIITTIDEIAFQTNLLALNAAVEAARAGEQGRGFAVVASEVRNLAQRSATSAKEIKSLIEDSVKKVDAGTELVNQSGSTLGDIVTSVKRVTDIITEIAAAGKEQSVGIEQVNKAVSQMDAVTQKNASQTEEMSATAQTLTDQAAQLRDLVARFKLSESGHTASRPAAWSKTPATKPRPAVAKALKNGHANGRKHELDQLGGDGGFTEF
- a CDS encoding helix-turn-helix domain-containing protein, whose translation is MLFPIKHATWQQLRVLARAKGKPVLGRDIRIVPTRFTKSGEFLDELIEAGLIERAEGKPIAGNEPEQFRVRYTLTEKGRHAAEYGEYERVRQPQQTAG
- a CDS encoding methyl-accepting chemotaxis protein; translation: MPESLLTALMKFRIGPRLIAGFLALAAGAAFLGYTALGALSQIREFQMNAATDLVPGLVNLDKIRAGALQSQRAERGLVLFGQVGDEPNYRSVRANLDAGLKSIEEGLKGYGSSPMTPKEATNWKDLQAAFADWKRDQEDVVACSERREFKKAQDAVARELKTAARLNQTLQEQIKIQEETAKEQETQANSTYASARFTLFTTIAVCVVVSIGLGLVLSASVTGPLGKTVSVLEGVAKGDLSKRAEIDSQDEVGRLAAALNTAIAALVAAKEAEHAQVEKDRLRAEREAAEVRERAEREAAETRKRAEHELARATELQRKIGSVTTSVTALAAGDFTQEVPNLGTDEVGQMASALNKAVVSVRTALEGVREVSEQLADASGQLSSASDEISTGAQEQASSLEETASTLEEITATVRQNSDSAQQARQLASTSRDIAEKGGRVVGNAVEAMSEINQSSKKIADIITTIDEIAFQTNLLALNAAVEAARAGEQGRGFAVVASEVRNLAQRSATAAKEIKSLIEDSVKKVDAGTELVNQSGSTLGDIVTSVKRVTDIITEIAAAGKEQSTGIEQVNKAVSQMDSVTQRNASQTEEMSATAQTLTDQASQLRDLIARFKLSEHGHPTPRTTHRTKAPATKPRPAVAKALKSGHANGNGRKHELDQLGGDGFTEF